A window of the Lolium perenne isolate Kyuss_39 chromosome 7, Kyuss_2.0, whole genome shotgun sequence genome harbors these coding sequences:
- the LOC127319220 gene encoding transcription factor bHLH93: MELDEQAFLEELFSVRRDQAGAWGECNAMGDFFSPACGGGAAMADCFQERHQATVSVLPTFTASYDHAPHHQQQQHQQAPGPGFDCLSEVYGGGVVPFNAVGYGGGEMGFLDALESKAADSGLGACKVEPGLLAAAADGFGMPAAAAPASRKKRVEGMPSKNLMAERRRRKRLNDRLSMLRSVVPKISKMDRTSILGDTIDYMKELLERIRRLQEELEEQQPEGEAPAPALLSVFRELNPSEMLARNTPKFEVERKEDGQDTRVEIYCAAKPGLLLSTVNTLDVLGLDIQQCVVSCFSDFAMHAACSEMQRDMLSADAIKQQLFKNAGYGGGCL, encoded by the exons ATGGAGCTGGATGAGCAGGCATTCTTGGAGGAGCTCTTCTCCGTGAGGAGGGACCAGGCCGGCGCGTGGGGGGAGTGCAATGCCATGGGGGACTTCTTCTCCCCGGCCTGCGGCGGGGGAGCCGCCATGGCTGACTGCTTCCAGGAGCGGCACCAGGCCACCGTCAGCGTCCTGCCGACCTTCACTGCCTCCTACGACCACGCTCCGCaccaccagcagcagcagcatcagCAAGCGCCGGGGCCGGGCTTCGACTGCCTCAGCGAGGTCTACGGCGGCGGCGTCGTCCCCTTCAATGCCGTCGGGTACGGCGGCGGCGAGATGGGGTTCCTCGACGCGCTGGAGTCCAAGGCGGCGGACAGCGGGCTCGGCGCCTGCAAGGTGGAGCCCGGgctgctggcggcggcggcggacgggtTCGggatgccggcggcggcggcccccgCGTCCAGGAAGAAGCGGGTCGAGGGCATGCCGTCCAAGAACCTCATGgccgagcgccgccgccgcaAGCGCCTCAACGACCGCCTCTCCATGCTCCGCTCCGTCGTGCCCAAGATCAGCAAG ATGGACAGGACGTCGATCCTGGGGGACACGATCGACTACATGAAGGAGCTGCTGgagcggatccggcggctgcaggAGGAGCTGGAGGAGCAGCAGCCGGAGGGggaggcgccggcgccggcgctgcTGAGTGTGTTCCGGGAGCTGAACCCGAGCGAGATGCTGGCCAGGAACACGCCCAAGTTCGAGGTGGAGCGCAAGGAAGACGGCCAAGACACCCGGGTGGAGATCTACTGCGCCGCCAAGCCGGGGCTGCTGCTGTCGACGGTGAACACCCTCGACGTGCTGGGACTCGACATCCAGCAGTGCGTCGTCAGCTGCTTCAGCGACTTCGCCATGCACGCCGCCTGCTCCGAG ATGCAGAGGGACATGCTCAGCGCCGACGCCATCAAGCAGCAGCTCTTCAAGAACGCCGGCTACGGAGGCGGCTGCTTGTAG
- the LOC127319218 gene encoding serine/threonine-protein kinase ATR-like, giving the protein MVDIMGLWVQDSAALAIQELLKLAGCQSLPNEDNGKDSSSCEMSKRGQKLWGRFSSYVKEIIAPCLTSRFHLPNVSDAALLGPIYRPTMSFRRWIYYWIRKLTSHATGSRYGIFSACRGIVRHDMPTALYLLPYLVLNAVCYGTPEARQSITDEILSVLNAAASESSGATVHGITGGQSEVCVQAIFTLLDNLGQWVDDLKQEIALSQSSHAMAGKHAGKLKNDGQDQLLVQCSNVAELLAAIPKVTLAKTSFRCQAHARALAYFESHVREMSGSSNPAAEYSGTFSDDDISFLMEIYGGLDEPDGLLGLANLRKSSSLQDQLIINEKTGNWAEVLTLCEHALQMEPDSVQRHCDVLNCSLNMCHLQAMIAHVDGLVCRIPQYKKTWCMQGVQAAWRLGRWDLMDEYLPEADKGLVCSSSENSASFDIGLAKIFKAMMNKDQFMVAEKIAQSKQALLVPLAAAGMDSYMRAYPYIVKLHMLCELEDFNSLLGDESFLDKSFSADDPKFLKLTTDWDNRLRCTQSSLWAREPLLAFRRMVYNLSHMNSQVGNCWLQYAKLCRSAGHYETAHRAILEADASGAPNVHMEKAKHLWNIRKSDSAIAELQQTLLNMPAEVLGNVVLSSLCSLSLALPNAPFSATQASKENPDVSKTLLLYTRWIHNTGQKQSEEIRCLYNRVAELRPKWEKGFFCMAKFLDDLLVDARKRQEDKKFTGGVGSVTPSSAGPLSTQAQEKPWWELLPTVSLCYAKGLHKGHKNLFQALPRLLTLYFEFGNIYIRDDNSSNGGMVTVHNRMLSIIRGSSKDLPTYQWLTVLSQLISRICHQNGDVVKTVRYIITCVLQAYPQQALWMMAAVSKSTVSARREAATHILNSAKKGCRKGGNVALFNQFPSLIEHLIKLCFHPGQAKAKAINISTEFSSLKRMMPLGIILPVQQSLTVTLPSYDSNMSGQSTFHPFSVSEHPTIAGIADEAEILSSLQKPKKVVFLGSDGVARPFLCKPKDDLRKDSRMMEFNAVINRLLSKVPESRRRKLYIRTFAVVPLTEDCGLVEWVPNTRGLRHILQDIYITCGKYDRMKTTSQIKRLYDECHASKMAEDVMLKTKILPLFPPVFHKWFLMTFSEPAAWFRARLAYAHTAAVWSMVGHIVGLGDRHGENILIDATTGDCVHVDFSCLFDKGLQLEKPEVVPFRLTQNMIDGLGITGYEGVFLKVCEITLSVLRGHKEALMTVLETFIHDPLVEWTKTSKSSGGEVRNPQAQRAIANITARLQGVVVGVNAAPSLPLSVEGQARRLIAEAVSHKNLGKMYIWWMPWF; this is encoded by the exons ATGGTGGACATCATGGGATTGTGGGTACAAGATTCTGCTGCCTTGGCTATTCAAGAGCTACTGAAATTGGCTGGCTGTCAATCTTTACCCAATGAAGATAATGGGAAGGATTCAAGTAGTTGTGAAATGAGCAAAAGGGGCCAGAAGTTGTGGGGACGTTTTTCTAGTTATGTTAAGGAAATAATTGCACCGTGCTTGACATCAAGATTTCATCTTCCTAATGTGAGTGATGCTGCTCTACTCGGCCCAATATACCGTCCAACAATGTCTTTTAGAAGATGGATATATTATTGGATTAGAAAGTTGACATCACACGCAACTGGATCGCGTTATGGTATTTTCAGTGCATGTCGGGGAATTGTTCGGCATGACATGCCAACTGCACTCTATCTTCTACCGTACTTGGTTTTAAATGCTGTTTGCTATGGAACCCCAGAGGCTCGGCAAAGTATCACCGATGAAATTTTGTCTGTTCTCAATGCAGCTGCTTCAGAAAGTAGTGGGGCTACTGTTCATGGTATTACTGGGGGACAGAGTGAGGTTTGTGTTCAGGCGATCTTCACTTTACTTGATAATCTTGGGCAATGGGTTGATGACCTCAAACAGGAAATCGCTCTATCCCAGTCTAGTCATGCCATGGCTGGGAAGCATGCAGGTAAACTGAAAAATGATGGCCAAGATCAATTGCTGGTGCAGTGTAGCAATGTTGCGGAGCTGCTGGCTGCTATACCTAAAGTTACTCTAGCTAAGACATCTTTTAgatgtcaagctcatgctcgtgcTCTAGCATATTTTGAATCTCATGTCCGAGAGATGTCTGGTTCCTCTAATCCAGCTGCAGAGTATAGTGGCACTTTTTCAGATGATGACATCTCTTTTCTCATGGAAATATATGGAGGATTGGATGAGCCCGATGGTCTATTAGGTTTAGCTAATCTGAGGAAATCATCAAGCCTACAAGATCAACTAATCATCAATGAGAAAACTGGAAACTGGGCTGAAGTGCTAACACTATGTGAACATGCTTTGCAAATGGAACCTGATTCTGTCCAGAGACATTGTGATGTTCTCAACTGTTCGCTCAACATGTGCCACCTTCAAGCCATGATTGCACATGTAGATGGTTTGGTGTGCAGAATACCTCAGTATAAGAAAACTTGGTGCATGCAAGGAGTGCAAGCAGCTTGGAGATTAGGGAGATGGGATCTCATGGATGAGTACCTACCTGAGGCAGACAAAGGTCTTGTGTGCAGCAGTTCTGAGAACAGTGCTTCGTTTGACATAGGTCTTGCTAAGATATTCAAGGCAATGATGAACAAAGACCAGTTTATGGTTGCTGAAAAGATTGCCCAGTCCAAGCAAGCATTGCTTGTTCCATTGGCTGCAGCAGGCATGGACTCATACATGCGTGCATATCCCTACATTGTAAAGCTCCACATGCTGTGCGAGTTGGAAGACTTCAACTCGCTGCTGGGAGACGAGTCATTTCTCGATAAATCGTTCAGTGCAGATGATCCAAAATTTCTGAAATTAACAACAGACTGGGATAACCGTCTTAGATGTACACAATCATCTCTGTGGGCAAGGGAGCCTTTGCTTGCTTTCCGGCGGATGGTTTATAATCTGAGTCATATGAATTCTCAAGTTGGGAACTGCTGGCTTCAGTACGCTAAGCTCTGCCGTTCGGCTGGTCACTATGAAACAGCCCACCGTGCAATACTGGAAGCAGACGCATCGGGTGCTCCTAACGTTCACATGGAGAAGGCAAAGCACCTCTGGAATATACGGAAATCTGATAGTGCTATAGCTGAACTTCAGCAAACACTTCTGAACATGCCTGCGGAGGTTTTGGGAAATGTTGTCCTTTCCTCCCTTTGCAGCCTTTCTCTCGCATTGCCAAATGCACCTTTCTCTGCAACACAAGCATCAAAAGAGAACCCAGATGTGTCTAAAACCCTTCTTCTTTATACTAGATGGATCCACAATACAGGGCAAAAACAGAGCGAGGAAATCAGATGTCTCTACAATAGAGTAGCAGAATTGCGGCCAAAATGGGAAAAAGGTTTCTTTTGCATGGCAAAGTTTTTGGATGATTTACTTGTTGATGCTAGGAAACGCCAGGAAGATAAGAAATTCACAGGTGGAGTTGGATCTGTCACTCCTAGCTCTGCTGGCCCTTTAAGTACCCAAGCTCAAGAGAAGCCTTGGTGGGAATTGCTTCCAACAGTCTCACTATGTTATGCAAAAGGACTTCACAAAGGACACAAGAATCTTTTTCAAGCACTACCACGGTTGCTTACTCTTTATTTCGAATTTGGAAACATATACATCAGAGATGACAATTCCTCCAATGGAGGAATGGTAACCGTTCATAATAGG ATGTTAAGCATCATTCGTGGGTCCTCGAAGGATCTACCAACTTATCAGTGGCTGACTGTGCTCTCCCAATTGATATCCCGCATTTGTCATCAGAATGGTGATGTTGTCAAAACTGTCAGATACATTATCACGTGTGTGTTACAGGCATACCCTCAGCAAGCACTTTGGATGATGGCTGCGGTGTCAAAGTCAACAGTTTCTGCAAGACGAGAAGCAGCTACTCATATATTAAACTCAGCAAAGAAGGGCTGTCGGAAGGGGGGCAATGTTGCACTGTTTAATCAGTTTCCTTCTCTAATAGAACATCTGATTAAGCTGTGCTTTCATCCAGGGCAGGCCAAGGCTAAGGCAATAAATATCTCAACTGAGTTCAGTTCCTTGAAAAGAATGATGCCACTGGGAATTATCTTACCTGTCCAGCAGTCTCTAACTGTGACTCTGCCATCGTACGATTCAAATATGTCAGGTCAATCTACTTTTCACCCGTTTTCGGTATCTGAGCATCCTACTATAGCTGGAATAGCGGATGAGGCAGAGATCCTTTCTTCTCTTCAGAAACCAAAGAAG GTCGTGTTCCTTGGAAGTGATGGAGTCGCTCGCCCCTTTTTATGCAAACCGAAGGATGATCTTAGGAAGGATTCACGTATGATGGAGTTCAATGCCGTGATCAACCGTCTCCTCTCCAAAGTTCCTGAGAGCCGCAGGAGAAAGCTTTATATCAGAACCTTTGCAGTGGTTCCACTTACAGAAGATTGTGGACTAGTAGAATGGGTGCCCAACACGCGTGGTCTTCGGCATATTCTTCAGGACATATACATAACTTGCGGGAAGTACGATAGGATGAAAACAACCTCGCAAATCAAGAGGCTATATGATGAATGCCATGCTAGCAAAATGGCTGAAGACGTGATGCTGAAAACAAAAATTCTTCCACTGTTCCCCCCAGTTTTCCACAAGTGGTTCTTGATGACATTCTCTGAACCAGCTGCATGGTTTCGTGCCAGATTAGCATATGCACATACTGCTGCAGTCTGGTCGATGGTTGGGCACATTGTTGGGCTTGGTGACAGGCACGGCGAAAACATCCTTATTGATGCGACAACCGGGGACTGTGTGCATGTCGATTTCAGCTGCCTGTTTGATAAGGGTTTGCAGCTTGAGAAGCCAGAGGTGGTGCCATTTAGGCTTACGCAG AACATGATCGACGGCTTGGGCATCACCGGATACGAAGGCGTCTTTCTGAAGGTCTGCGAAATCACTCTGTCGGTTCTCAGGGGTCACAAGGAGGCGCTCATGACCGTCCTCGAGACCTTCATCCATGACCCGCTGGTAGAGTGGACCAAAACCAGCAAATCCAGCGGAGGCGAGGTCCGCAACCCACAGGCACAG AGGGCCATCGCGAACATCACGGCTAGGCTCCAGGGAGTCGTGGTGGGCGTCAATGCCGCCCCCTCGCTGCCGCTCTCCGTGGAAGGCCAGGCGCGCCGCCTGATCGCCGAGGCGGTCTCCCACAAAAACCTTGGCAAGATGTACATCTGGTGGATGCCCTGGTTCTAA